A genomic window from Elaeis guineensis isolate ETL-2024a chromosome 3, EG11, whole genome shotgun sequence includes:
- the LOC140856289 gene encoding uncharacterized protein, translating into MVIEYALQFDFKASNNQAEYEALIARLKIAKDLSVKRLWVFIDSQLVVKQFQREYAARDLVLSRYLQKLKSLQSYFDYFEISNIPRSKNAQANSLSHLTTSDCGELEKIFIEYLESPSIDSKEEVHQIQVGHEPSWIDPFIDFLTDGTLPADLAEARRLKGLATQYMIIDNQLYRKSVSLPLLKYLRPSEADYILRKVH; encoded by the coding sequence ATGGTGATTGAGTATGCTCTTCAATTCGATTTCAAGGCTTCAAACAACCAAGCAGAGTATGAAGCCCTAATAGCCAGACTGAAGATCGCTAAAGATCTCAGTGTGAAGCGCCTATGGGTATTCATTGACTCGCAACTCGTCGTCAAACAGTTCCAAAGAGAATATGCGGCTCGAGATCTTGTTCTCTCCAGATATCTACAAAAACTCAAGTCTCTGCAGTCATATTTTGACTACTTTGAGATCTCCAACATCCCTCGCTCCAAGAATGCCCAAGCCAACTCCCTGTCTCATCTCACTACCTCCGATTGTGGCGAgcttgaaaaaattttcatcgagtATCTTGAGAGCCCGAGCATCGACTCAAAAGAAGAAGTTCACCAAATCCAAGTCGGACATGAGCCGAGTTGGATTGACCCGTTCATCGACTTCTTGACGGATGGAACCTTGCCGGCTGATCTTGCTGAAGCACGTCGACTAAAAGGATTGGCAACTCAATACATGATTATTGACAATCAACTCTATAGAAAGTCAGTGTCTTTACCTTTGCTCAagtatctccgaccttctgaggCCGACTACATACTTCGAAAGGTGCATTAA